One Ktedonobacteraceae bacterium DNA segment encodes these proteins:
- a CDS encoding DUF2203 domain-containing protein — protein MAQKAREQMAHYFTREEAEALLPQITVVLLQIQKHRQAMQQTEEELGMLHAQAMGNGHHLHGRIAKVQKELAQQLQVLEALVEELHAFGCELKDPGIGLIDFLSLRNGREVYLCWHLGEERINFWHYLDAGFAGRQPL, from the coding sequence ATGGCGCAGAAAGCGAGGGAACAGATGGCCCACTACTTTACACGAGAAGAGGCTGAAGCTTTACTCCCCCAGATTACTGTTGTGCTGCTTCAGATTCAGAAACACCGGCAGGCTATGCAGCAGACCGAGGAGGAACTGGGAATGCTGCATGCCCAGGCCATGGGGAATGGGCATCACTTGCATGGGCGTATCGCGAAAGTGCAGAAAGAACTGGCGCAACAACTCCAGGTGTTAGAGGCGTTGGTCGAGGAATTGCACGCATTTGGATGTGAGTTGAAGGACCCCGGTATTGGTTTGATTGATTTTCTCAGTTTGCGTAACGGTCGCGAGGTCTACCTTTGCTGGCACCTGGGCGAGGAGCGCATCAATTTCTGGCACTATCTCGACGCTGGCTTTGCCGGTCGTCAACCCCTGTAA
- a CDS encoding MraY family glycosyltransferase produces the protein MVQASLFHMQLLLLIPPFLPDPLMLLLGGVCAFLLAYGATFLIKAFCYRVGWLDKPAARRVHTEAVPRLGGVAIFVAFVIASLLFYTPGPKNEISIYWLLLAAGLLIVLVHAYDDVLGLKPWPKLLAQTLAVIIILGPWQGQFQGILLYTFNNPFGSTVMSPGLPWYREPTLTLFINSQVISFAAIPAVLLTWFWTVGMMNTINWIDGMDGLATGVVGITALFITIISLILGQVSIAVLSAIFTGAVLGFLPHNWNPAKIFMGDSGSMFLGLALAVLSIMGGAKLALALMVLGVPILDVALVIMNRIRRHQSPLHYDKTHLHHRLMATGLSVRQICYLLYGLSLLFGLLAVGISGLHSAHLFKFIGIGLVGAAMVALIAWVDYRQRQRGVRIKLGGPDPSPNGNHNKSELASRGGQAPGTVPTGAAAHNDLSADSGNETPESQARLQMGYPQKAT, from the coding sequence ATGGTACAGGCAAGCCTATTCCACATGCAACTTTTATTGCTCATTCCCCCTTTTCTTCCTGACCCGCTGATGTTATTACTCGGTGGCGTATGTGCCTTTTTGCTTGCCTATGGGGCAACATTTCTGATCAAGGCCTTCTGCTATAGAGTGGGATGGCTCGATAAGCCTGCCGCGCGTAGAGTGCATACAGAAGCAGTTCCTCGCCTGGGCGGCGTCGCCATATTCGTAGCGTTCGTGATCGCCTCGCTCCTTTTCTATACACCCGGCCCCAAAAATGAAATTAGTATCTACTGGCTCCTACTCGCAGCCGGACTGTTGATTGTACTCGTACATGCCTACGATGATGTTCTGGGATTGAAGCCCTGGCCAAAGCTGCTGGCACAGACACTGGCGGTCATCATTATTCTTGGCCCATGGCAGGGTCAATTCCAGGGTATCTTGCTCTATACGTTTAACAATCCTTTCGGCAGTACAGTTATGAGTCCGGGCCTGCCATGGTATCGCGAGCCTACTCTGACCTTATTCATCAATAGCCAGGTAATTAGTTTTGCCGCCATACCGGCAGTTTTGCTCACCTGGTTCTGGACGGTAGGCATGATGAACACCATCAACTGGATTGATGGCATGGATGGGCTGGCAACGGGTGTTGTGGGGATTACGGCTTTATTCATCACTATCATTAGCCTTATTTTGGGGCAGGTAAGCATCGCCGTTCTCTCGGCTATCTTTACAGGAGCGGTTCTGGGATTTCTACCGCATAACTGGAACCCGGCGAAGATTTTCATGGGGGACAGCGGCTCCATGTTTTTAGGCCTGGCGCTGGCAGTGCTTTCGATTATGGGTGGGGCCAAACTGGCGCTGGCACTGATGGTGCTTGGGGTGCCCATCCTGGATGTCGCGCTGGTGATCATGAATCGCATACGCCGCCACCAGTCCCCGCTGCATTATGATAAAACCCATCTCCATCATAGACTGATGGCGACGGGACTGAGCGTGCGGCAAATCTGCTACCTGCTCTACGGGCTGTCCCTGCTTTTTGGCCTGCTGGCAGTGGGCATTTCAGGATTACATTCGGCCCACCTGTTCAAGTTCATCGGTATCGGCCTGGTGGGAGCGGCAATGGTCGCGTTGATCGCCTGGGTAGACTACCGGCAGCGCCAGCGTGGAGTACGTATCAAACTGGGAGGACCAGACCCGTCACCTAATGGTAACCATAATAAGAGCGAACTGGCGTCCCGAGGCGGACAGGCTCCAGGCACCGTCCCCACAGGAGCGGCTGCTCATAATGATTTGTCTGCCGATTCTGGAAATGAGACACCGGAGAGCCAGGCCAGGCTGCAGATGGGATATCCACAAAAAGCGACCTGA
- a CDS encoding sulfite oxidase-like oxidoreductase, whose product MQLFGKKSRTEIEQLPDGKDRLPPGQYLTKKWPILSYERTPKGLPANWKLRIAGKVENPFELTWEEFLELPRITITTDIHCVTTWSRYDNTWEGVPIREILQRAKPLPEAKYVMAHSWTGYTTNMPLADLDDDDVLIAIKHDGQDLEIEHGGPVRLVVPKLYFYKSAKWFDGLEFMEHDRPGFWEQRGYHNHADPWEEERYW is encoded by the coding sequence ATGCAATTGTTTGGTAAAAAATCGAGAACGGAAATCGAACAACTCCCCGATGGCAAAGATCGCTTGCCACCTGGACAATACCTGACCAAAAAATGGCCTATACTTAGCTACGAGCGCACTCCCAAAGGGCTTCCCGCCAATTGGAAACTGAGGATTGCCGGCAAAGTGGAAAACCCTTTTGAACTCACCTGGGAAGAATTCCTCGAATTGCCCCGCATTACCATCACCACCGATATTCACTGCGTCACGACGTGGAGCCGCTACGACAATACCTGGGAAGGCGTTCCCATCCGCGAGATTTTGCAGCGCGCGAAGCCTTTGCCAGAGGCAAAATATGTCATGGCCCATTCCTGGACCGGCTACACCACCAATATGCCGCTTGCCGACCTCGACGACGATGATGTGCTGATCGCCATCAAACACGATGGGCAGGACCTCGAGATCGAACACGGTGGCCCGGTGCGCCTCGTCGTCCCGAAACTCTACTTCTACAAAAGCGCCAAGTGGTTCGATGGCCTGGAATTCATGGAACACGACCGCCCCGGCTTCTGGGAGCAGCGCGGCTACCATAACCATGCCGACCCCTGGGAAGAGGAGCGCTACTGGTAG
- the prmC gene encoding peptide chain release factor N(5)-glutamine methyltransferase, which translates to MMTVRDALEQGTRLLTEKQSQAHDHAGFDDQSGARVDPVHNRPDAEDRLARLDAQVLLSHVLHVERSFLFAYPAHELSPEQEQQFLALIERRKKGEPVAYLVGHEEFYGLDFLVDKRVLIPRPETELLVEQALQVCRSMLAGGRVPIVADIGTGSGAIPITIAVEEPRLPYLYASDISQDALAIASLNCRRHHVEERVRLLYGDLLAPLPERVDVVTANLPYVGTDEIEMLEADVREYEPHLALFSGPKGLDLLRRFLTEARQADKLKHGAVLLLEIGYQQREPLARLLEELWPRAQVTFKKDYAGWDRLLQVEV; encoded by the coding sequence ATGATGACGGTACGCGATGCATTAGAGCAAGGTACGCGCCTGCTAACGGAAAAGCAGTCTCAGGCGCATGATCACGCGGGTTTCGACGACCAGAGTGGTGCGCGGGTTGATCCAGTACATAATCGTCCTGACGCAGAAGACAGGTTGGCACGGCTCGATGCCCAGGTGCTATTGAGCCATGTGCTGCATGTCGAGAGAAGTTTCCTTTTCGCCTATCCCGCGCATGAGCTTTCTCCTGAGCAAGAACAACAATTTCTGGCGCTGATCGAGCGACGTAAAAAAGGCGAGCCGGTAGCCTACCTCGTAGGTCACGAGGAGTTTTACGGGCTTGATTTTCTCGTCGATAAACGTGTCCTTATTCCCCGGCCTGAAACCGAACTGCTGGTTGAGCAGGCGTTGCAAGTTTGTCGATCAATGCTTGCCGGCGGCCGCGTTCCAATTGTAGCCGATATTGGCACCGGCAGCGGAGCCATCCCCATCACGATTGCCGTTGAAGAGCCTCGTCTGCCTTACCTGTATGCCAGCGATATTTCACAGGATGCGCTGGCAATTGCATCCCTGAATTGCCGGCGACATCATGTTGAAGAGCGCGTGCGCCTGCTCTATGGGGACTTGCTGGCGCCTTTGCCCGAACGCGTCGATGTTGTTACCGCCAATTTGCCTTACGTGGGAACGGATGAGATAGAGATGCTGGAAGCGGATGTGCGTGAATACGAGCCGCACCTTGCGCTCTTCAGTGGCCCTAAAGGACTAGACCTTTTACGGCGTTTTTTAACGGAAGCGCGGCAAGCGGATAAGCTGAAACATGGAGCTGTTCTGCTGCTTGAAATTGGCTACCAGCAGCGAGAACCACTTGCTCGCCTGCTTGAAGAGCTATGGCCGCGGGCGCAAGTCACGTTCAAGAAGGATTACGCGGGCTGGGATCGCCTGTTACAGGTAGAAGTGTGA
- a CDS encoding DUF488 domain-containing protein produces the protein MASIPIYTIGYGNRSIEEFIRLLQQYEMKFLVDIRSQPYSRYNPDFSKDALEKRLKQASIRYIFMGDTLGGRPRDDTVYFEDGRVDYEKVAGKDFYQKGISYLHTAWYKQLRIVLMCSEAKPQACHRSKLIGKTLHKQNIKVVHIDETGALKTQEQVDLLLTDGQLSLFDDMLGLSRKKYNVPGDEE, from the coding sequence TTGGCATCCATTCCTATCTATACAATTGGCTATGGTAATCGCTCAATTGAAGAGTTTATCCGGCTTCTTCAACAGTACGAAATGAAGTTCCTGGTAGATATTCGCTCTCAACCTTACTCGCGTTACAATCCCGATTTCTCGAAGGATGCTCTAGAAAAACGACTGAAGCAAGCAAGTATCCGCTATATCTTCATGGGAGATACATTGGGAGGCCGACCCAGGGATGATACTGTTTATTTTGAGGATGGAAGAGTAGATTACGAAAAGGTTGCCGGGAAGGATTTTTATCAAAAAGGGATCAGCTACCTGCATACGGCCTGGTATAAGCAGTTACGCATTGTCTTGATGTGTAGCGAGGCTAAACCACAGGCATGTCATCGCAGCAAGCTCATTGGTAAAACGCTTCACAAGCAGAATATCAAGGTAGTGCATATCGATGAAACTGGCGCTCTTAAGACGCAAGAGCAGGTTGATCTTCTACTAACGGATGGCCAGTTGTCCTTATTCGATGACATGTTAGGGTTATCACGCAAGAAGTACAATGTACCAGGCGATGAGGAATAG
- a CDS encoding DUF488 domain-containing protein, whose translation MKPKIVTIGVYGFEKNAFFQALQDARIDVFCDIRRRRGMRGSLYAFANSAHLQKQLDELGIRYMHIKDLAPGEEIRHRQKQEDKKLKIAKRTRTALGEAFIQDYEQECLSTFDSMEFLKGLGQDIRVIGLFCVERDPEACHRSLVARKLAQDLGLAVEHIRP comes from the coding sequence ATGAAACCCAAGATTGTAACGATTGGCGTATATGGCTTCGAGAAAAACGCGTTCTTTCAGGCGCTCCAGGATGCCAGGATAGATGTTTTCTGCGATATAAGGAGAAGGCGCGGCATGCGTGGCTCCTTATACGCATTCGCGAACAGCGCGCATCTTCAGAAACAACTGGACGAGCTGGGTATTCGCTACATGCATATCAAAGACCTGGCCCCAGGCGAGGAGATTCGGCATCGCCAGAAGCAGGAAGACAAGAAATTGAAGATAGCCAAGCGAACGCGAACTGCCTTAGGGGAAGCATTTATTCAAGATTACGAGCAGGAATGTCTATCTACTTTTGACTCTATGGAGTTTCTGAAGGGCCTGGGACAGGATATTCGGGTAATCGGCCTTTTCTGTGTTGAACGCGATCCAGAGGCATGTCACCGTTCCCTGGTTGCCAGGAAACTGGCACAAGACCTGGGACTCGCAGTGGAGCATATCAGACCGTAG
- the uvrA gene encoding excinuclease ABC subunit UvrA, with the protein MPLHVDGWSNAMPQDKIVVRGAREHNLKNIDVTIPRDKLVVITGLSGSGKSSLAFDTIFAEGQRRYIESLSAYARQFLDKMEKPDVDHIDGLSPAISIDQKGTTHNPRSTVGTVTEIYDYLRLLYARVGHPHCPICGREVSRQTVQQIVDSVLGLPEGSRILLLAPLVQGRKGEYKNIFEEMRRSGYVRVRVDGTIYDLSDEIELDKQKKHTIEVVVDRLVIRKGQKARSSKATSSFMLPSTASDVLDTDGYDSAFALKKVAERPGLYDVNARKNTDSVDPSAEPAADLPAQDIAQESDVDPAFRQRLADSLETTLKLGAGVVLVSVIDGEEILYSENLACVYDNISLPEIAPRTFSFNSPHGACPTCTGLGTQQEIDPELIVTHPELSLLEGAIAPWSKVVNGSQWHASILEALARKYNFSLNTPWRDLSDEQRKVILYGAPEQLTIRYTPQHGHTRSYNVNFEGVIPNLDRRYKQTDSEMIREEIEGYMSARICPDCHGARLKPEALAVTVGGHNIVQVTRLSILTARRFFQELEASLPGGVSSQAVAPLPAAPARNGKKKNGNGGSLLGDPLAPIDPHGPLVETPLTERERIIARQVLKEIRARLQFLVDVGLDYLSLDRAAASLSGGEAQRIRLATQIGSGLMGVLYILDEPSIGLHQRDNARLIKTLVRLRDLGNTLLVVEHDEDTMRAADHIIDIGPGAGEHGGKVVAEGTYKDIIANPNSLTGDYLSRRKRIPIPEQRREGNGRSLIIKGARENNLKNITVEIPLGKFVVVTGVSGSGKSTLITDILYRKLAHVLFRAHDKPGAHDSVEGLEHLDKVIDIDQSPIGRTPRSNPATYTNAFTGIRELFAQVPESRLRGYQPGRFSFNVKGGRCEACKGEGIVKIEMNFLPDVYVPCEVCKGKRYNREALEIHYKGKNIADVLDMTIEEALAFFANVPSIYNKMKTLNDVGLGYMRLGQPATTLSGGEAQRVKLATELSRRATGRTMYILDEPTTGLHFADVDRLLQVLQRLVDAGNSIVVIEHNLEVIKSADWIIDLGPEGGDAGGQVIAKGTPEDVAENEQSFTGHFLKRMFTEEAALSNAHVESQVVAG; encoded by the coding sequence ATGCCCCTGCATGTTGATGGGTGGTCTAATGCTATGCCCCAGGATAAAATAGTTGTACGTGGTGCCCGCGAACATAATCTGAAAAATATTGATGTAACAATACCTCGTGATAAGCTGGTCGTGATTACCGGTCTTTCCGGCTCAGGAAAGAGCAGCCTGGCTTTTGATACGATCTTTGCTGAGGGTCAGCGTCGCTATATCGAATCGCTCTCCGCCTATGCCCGCCAGTTCCTGGACAAGATGGAGAAGCCGGATGTTGATCATATCGATGGCCTCTCACCCGCGATCTCTATTGATCAAAAAGGCACAACCCATAACCCGCGTTCAACAGTTGGCACGGTCACCGAGATTTATGACTACCTGCGCCTGCTTTACGCGCGTGTCGGTCACCCGCATTGTCCTATCTGCGGGCGCGAGGTAAGCCGGCAGACGGTGCAGCAAATCGTCGACTCCGTACTCGGCCTTCCCGAGGGTTCGCGTATTCTTTTGCTTGCACCGCTCGTTCAGGGGCGTAAGGGCGAATACAAGAATATCTTTGAAGAGATGCGCCGTTCCGGCTATGTGCGCGTGCGAGTTGATGGCACGATTTATGATTTGAGCGACGAGATCGAACTGGACAAGCAGAAAAAGCATACCATTGAGGTTGTCGTTGATCGCCTGGTGATTCGTAAAGGCCAGAAAGCGCGCTCATCGAAAGCTACTTCCTCATTTATGCTGCCTTCTACAGCTTCAGATGTGTTAGATACAGATGGCTATGACTCAGCTTTCGCGCTTAAAAAGGTTGCTGAGCGGCCTGGCCTGTATGATGTCAATGCCAGAAAAAACACCGATAGCGTAGACCCATCTGCTGAGCCTGCTGCGGACTTGCCGGCACAGGACATTGCGCAAGAAAGCGATGTTGATCCAGCTTTCAGGCAGCGTCTCGCCGATTCGCTCGAGACAACATTGAAGCTCGGCGCTGGAGTCGTACTCGTCTCAGTCATCGATGGTGAAGAGATTTTGTACTCGGAGAACCTGGCCTGCGTCTACGACAACATCAGCCTGCCGGAAATCGCGCCGCGCACCTTCAGTTTCAACAGCCCGCATGGCGCCTGTCCTACCTGTACCGGCCTGGGCACGCAGCAGGAAATCGATCCTGAACTGATCGTCACTCATCCCGAACTGAGCTTGCTCGAGGGGGCAATCGCACCATGGAGTAAGGTTGTCAACGGTAGCCAGTGGCATGCCTCGATTCTGGAAGCCCTGGCGAGGAAGTACAATTTCAGCCTGAACACGCCCTGGCGCGATCTGAGCGATGAGCAGCGCAAGGTCATTCTCTACGGCGCACCTGAACAATTGACCATTCGTTATACGCCGCAGCATGGGCATACGCGCAGTTACAACGTCAACTTCGAGGGCGTCATACCGAATCTTGACCGGCGCTACAAGCAGACCGACAGCGAGATGATCCGCGAGGAGATCGAGGGCTATATGTCGGCCCGCATCTGCCCGGACTGTCATGGCGCTCGTCTCAAGCCGGAAGCGCTGGCCGTCACAGTGGGCGGACACAATATCGTCCAGGTGACGCGGCTCTCGATTTTGACTGCTCGGCGCTTCTTTCAAGAGCTGGAAGCATCTCTACCCGGTGGCGTGAGTTCGCAAGCAGTTGCCCCCCTTCCGGCGGCTCCCGCACGAAATGGGAAAAAGAAAAATGGCAATGGTGGTTCGCTCCTGGGTGACCCGCTGGCGCCGATTGACCCACATGGCCCATTGGTTGAGACACCCTTGACCGAGCGCGAGCGTATCATTGCTCGCCAGGTGTTGAAGGAGATTCGGGCGCGCCTGCAATTCCTGGTGGATGTCGGTCTGGATTACCTTAGCCTTGATCGCGCCGCCGCCAGCCTTTCAGGTGGCGAGGCACAGCGTATTCGCCTGGCAACGCAGATCGGTTCCGGCCTGATGGGAGTGCTTTATATCCTCGACGAGCCGAGTATCGGCCTGCACCAGCGTGATAATGCCCGCCTGATCAAGACCCTGGTGCGCTTGCGAGACCTCGGCAATACGCTGCTGGTGGTAGAACATGACGAGGATACGATGCGGGCCGCCGATCACATTATCGATATCGGTCCAGGAGCAGGCGAGCATGGCGGCAAGGTGGTTGCCGAGGGAACCTACAAAGATATTATCGCCAACCCGAATTCGCTGACCGGCGATTACCTGTCCAGGCGCAAACGCATCCCGATACCTGAGCAACGCCGCGAAGGAAACGGGCGCTCACTCATTATCAAGGGAGCGCGCGAAAACAACCTGAAAAACATTACGGTTGAAATTCCCCTGGGGAAATTCGTGGTGGTGACCGGCGTCTCCGGTTCCGGTAAGAGTACGTTGATTACCGATATCCTCTATCGCAAGCTGGCGCATGTCTTGTTCCGCGCCCATGATAAGCCGGGCGCGCATGACAGCGTCGAAGGATTGGAACACCTGGATAAAGTCATTGACATCGACCAGTCTCCGATTGGCCGCACGCCGCGATCCAATCCGGCGACGTATACCAACGCGTTTACCGGCATACGCGAGCTGTTTGCCCAGGTGCCTGAATCTCGCCTTCGCGGTTACCAGCCGGGCAGGTTCTCATTCAATGTTAAGGGCGGACGCTGCGAAGCCTGTAAGGGCGAAGGCATCGTCAAGATCGAGATGAACTTCCTGCCCGATGTATATGTGCCATGCGAAGTTTGTAAGGGCAAACGCTATAACCGCGAGGCGCTGGAGATTCACTACAAGGGCAAGAATATCGCCGACGTGCTGGACATGACGATAGAGGAGGCGCTTGCTTTCTTCGCCAACGTGCCATCTATCTACAATAAAATGAAGACACTGAACGATGTCGGTCTGGGCTACATGCGCCTGGGCCAGCCCGCCACGACGCTTTCTGGCGGCGAGGCACAGCGTGTCAAACTGGCGACAGAACTTTCGCGCCGCGCGACGGGTCGCACGATGTATATCCTGGATGAGCCAACTACCGGACTGCATTTTGCCGATGTGGATCGCCTGCTCCAGGTCTTGCAGCGTCTCGTCGATGCCGGTAACTCGATTGTTGTGATCGAGCATAACCTGGAAGTGATCAAAAGCGCGGACTGGATTATCGACCTGGGACCGGAAGGCGGTGACGCAGGTGGACAGGTGATCGCAAAGGGTACACCGGAAGATGTGGCAGAAAACGAGCAATCATTTACCGGCCACTTCTTGAAACGCATGTTTACTGAGGAAGCCGCTCTCAGCAATGCTCACGTGGAGAGCCAGGTTGTCGCAGGCTAG